From one Bordetella genomosp. 9 genomic stretch:
- a CDS encoding HdeD family acid-resistance protein — MNGVISNAWWVLVVRGVLGIAFGVLALAWPVLTLLVLVAMFAAYAVLGGIAAVAGAWRARGTPARASDTWMIILLGLVAIACGIIAIMWPAITALALVLIMGVNALVAGVLDIVVAVRHRDTIKHTWLLVLAGLVSIVFGLGVVIVPGAGALALVWMISIYAIATGILLLAMGIQARRGQDMARHAPV, encoded by the coding sequence ATGAACGGTGTGATAAGCAATGCCTGGTGGGTACTCGTCGTGCGCGGCGTACTCGGAATCGCGTTCGGTGTGCTGGCGCTGGCCTGGCCGGTACTGACGCTACTGGTCTTGGTGGCGATGTTCGCCGCCTACGCGGTGCTGGGCGGCATCGCCGCGGTCGCCGGCGCATGGCGAGCCCGCGGGACGCCGGCGCGCGCGAGCGACACGTGGATGATCATCCTGTTGGGACTGGTGGCGATCGCCTGCGGCATCATCGCCATCATGTGGCCGGCCATCACGGCGCTGGCACTGGTGCTCATCATGGGTGTCAATGCCCTGGTGGCGGGCGTGCTGGACATCGTCGTCGCCGTGCGCCATCGCGACACGATCAAGCACACCTGGCTGCTGGTGCTGGCGGGCCTGGTGTCCATCGTGTTCGGCTTGGGCGTGGTGATCGTGCCTGGCGCCGGGGCACTCGCACTGGTGTGGATGATCAGCATCTATGCCATCGCAACCGGCATTCTGTTGCTGGCGATGGGCATACAGGCACGACGCGGCCAGGACATGGCGCGGCACGCGCCTGTGTAG
- a CDS encoding glutathione S-transferase, producing MTPYDLWYWDGIPGRGEFVRLALEAGGISYRDRAREPGGDNAIVRDMKARDHHPPFAPPYLVGEGVSVGQTANILLFLGEKHGLAPQDLAGRLWVHQIQLTIADLVAEAHDVHHPIANSLYYEDQKKEAARRAKHFREERIPKFMAWFERVLVHEGLWLAGGEKWTYADLSLFQLIDGLRFAFPKRMATLAGQYPKVRRLYERVAALPELKDYLSSERRLPYGDGIFRHYPELDAS from the coding sequence ATGACACCTTACGATCTCTGGTATTGGGACGGTATTCCCGGGCGCGGCGAGTTCGTCCGGCTTGCATTGGAAGCCGGCGGCATTTCCTACCGGGATCGAGCGCGGGAACCGGGCGGCGACAACGCCATCGTGCGCGATATGAAGGCCCGCGATCATCATCCGCCCTTCGCGCCGCCGTATCTGGTCGGCGAAGGCGTATCGGTCGGGCAGACCGCCAACATCCTGCTGTTCCTGGGAGAAAAGCACGGACTGGCGCCGCAGGATCTGGCCGGCCGGCTTTGGGTGCACCAGATACAGCTGACCATCGCCGACCTGGTCGCCGAAGCCCACGACGTGCATCACCCCATCGCCAACAGTCTCTACTACGAGGACCAGAAGAAAGAGGCGGCGCGCCGCGCGAAGCACTTCCGCGAGGAGCGCATCCCCAAGTTCATGGCCTGGTTCGAGCGCGTCCTGGTGCACGAAGGCCTGTGGCTGGCCGGCGGTGAAAAATGGACTTATGCCGACCTGTCGCTATTCCAGCTGATAGACGGGTTGCGCTTTGCCTTTCCCAAGCGCATGGCGACGCTGGCGGGCCAGTATCCCAAGGTCAGGCGCCTTTACGAACGCGTCGCCGCCTTGCCGGAGCTCAAGGACTATCTGTCCAGCGAACGCCGCCTGCCTTATGGCGACGGAATCTTCCGGCACTATCCCGAGCTCGACGCCAGTTGA
- a CDS encoding LysR substrate-binding domain-containing protein, protein MSRLPLNTLPVFRAVAESQNLRAAAEALHLTHSAVSQQIRLLESRLGHALFDRRGRRVVLNAAGAALLRSVQSALAVLDEGVQAAAAAAGTTEQRLRISVLPSFAQRWLLPRMGRWHQRHPGLALEIETSQRVVDLQRDGFHAALRQGLGSWPGVVADRLFDGSMAMIAVASPAIARRLAGATPEDYLHEPLLGESGLWEHWFAAAGIRGKRGKVTPVAIFNDAALLLSAAEQGLGLAVVRELLAADALRDGHLVRLSPIAIDHESARAYHLVYPPTLADWPPLAALRDWIHDELSVSLAELEASRAGGNAHQLASSSG, encoded by the coding sequence ATGAGCCGCTTGCCCCTGAATACCCTGCCCGTCTTCCGCGCGGTGGCCGAAAGCCAGAACCTGCGCGCCGCCGCGGAGGCACTGCACTTGACGCATAGCGCCGTCAGCCAACAGATCCGCCTGCTGGAATCCCGCCTGGGACATGCGCTCTTCGATCGACGCGGCAGGCGTGTGGTGCTGAATGCCGCCGGCGCGGCCCTGCTGCGCAGCGTGCAAAGCGCATTGGCGGTGCTGGATGAAGGCGTGCAGGCGGCCGCGGCGGCGGCCGGCACCACGGAACAGCGCCTGCGCATCAGCGTCTTGCCGTCGTTCGCGCAGCGCTGGCTGCTGCCGCGCATGGGCCGCTGGCATCAGCGGCATCCCGGCCTGGCGCTGGAAATCGAGACCTCGCAGCGTGTCGTCGACCTTCAGCGCGACGGCTTCCATGCCGCGCTGCGCCAGGGCCTGGGGAGCTGGCCAGGCGTCGTCGCCGACCGCCTGTTCGACGGGTCGATGGCCATGATCGCGGTCGCCAGCCCGGCCATCGCCCGCCGCCTGGCGGGCGCGACGCCCGAGGACTATCTGCACGAACCGCTGCTGGGCGAAAGCGGCCTATGGGAACACTGGTTCGCCGCGGCCGGCATACGCGGCAAGCGGGGCAAGGTCACCCCGGTCGCGATATTCAACGATGCGGCGCTGCTGCTGTCGGCGGCGGAGCAAGGACTGGGACTGGCCGTGGTGCGCGAGCTGCTGGCGGCCGATGCGCTGCGTGACGGACACCTGGTCAGGCTGTCGCCCATCGCGATCGACCACGAAAGCGCGCGCGCCTATCACCTGGTGTATCCGCCCACGCTGGCCGACTGGCCGCCCCTGGCCGCGCTACGCGACTGGATACATGACGAGCTGTCCGTATCGCTGGCGGAGCTGGAAGCGTCACGCGCGGGCGGAAACGCGCATCAACTGGCGTCGAGCTCGGGATAG
- a CDS encoding carboxymuconolactone decarboxylase family protein: MSTPRLPRVPLLEPAQMSPEQKRIHDVITSGPRGQVRGPLAVWLHRPAMAEHAQALGQYCRYETSLPTRLSEWAILIMARHWRSEYEWWVHKPRAIKAGLDERMVNALRDGTAIPYAHADEALVHEFLTVLHETRRTPQDLYDRTVHVLGEAGVIDLVSIAGYYTLIAMTLGAFDIRPPEGESIELDV, from the coding sequence ATGAGCACCCCCCGTTTGCCCCGTGTTCCTTTACTGGAACCCGCGCAGATGAGTCCCGAACAGAAGCGCATCCACGATGTGATCACTTCCGGGCCTCGCGGGCAGGTACGCGGCCCGCTCGCGGTGTGGCTGCATCGGCCCGCCATGGCTGAACATGCACAGGCGCTGGGCCAGTATTGCCGATACGAGACCAGCCTGCCCACCCGGCTGTCGGAATGGGCGATCCTGATCATGGCGCGCCATTGGCGTTCCGAGTATGAATGGTGGGTGCACAAGCCTCGCGCCATCAAGGCGGGCCTGGACGAGAGGATGGTGAACGCCCTGCGCGACGGCACGGCCATTCCCTATGCCCATGCCGATGAGGCGCTCGTCCACGAGTTCCTGACGGTGCTGCACGAGACGCGCCGGACGCCGCAGGACCTCTACGACCGGACGGTGCATGTGCTGGGTGAAGCCGGCGTGATCGACCTGGTGAGCATCGCGGGGTACTACACCCTGATCGCCATGACCCTGGGCGCCTTCGATATCCGGCCGCCGGAAGGCGAAAGCATCGAACTGGACGTATAG
- a CDS encoding YchJ family protein, which produces MEQHVANPVKTCPCGTGKAYAACCGQWHRGPRHLQAPTAEALMRSRYSAYVLDLVDYVRDTWHPDTRPEHVDPNPAGLKWLGLDVRRHVVQDERHALVEFVARSRMQGKGQRMHEVSRFVRENGVWLYVDGDVEG; this is translated from the coding sequence ATGGAGCAGCACGTGGCCAACCCTGTAAAGACCTGTCCCTGCGGCACCGGCAAGGCTTATGCGGCCTGCTGCGGTCAGTGGCATCGCGGTCCGCGGCACCTGCAGGCCCCCACGGCGGAAGCGCTGATGCGCTCCCGGTATAGCGCCTATGTATTGGACCTGGTCGATTATGTACGCGACACCTGGCACCCAGACACGCGGCCGGAACACGTCGACCCGAATCCGGCCGGCCTGAAATGGCTGGGCCTGGATGTGCGACGCCACGTCGTCCAGGACGAACGCCACGCGCTGGTCGAATTCGTCGCGCGTAGCCGTATGCAAGGCAAGGGCCAACGCATGCACGAAGTCAGCCGCTTCGTCCGCGAAAACGGCGTCTGGCTATACGTGGACGGCGACGTCGAGGGCTGA